Proteins encoded in a region of the Triticum dicoccoides isolate Atlit2015 ecotype Zavitan chromosome 3A, WEW_v2.0, whole genome shotgun sequence genome:
- the LOC119266597 gene encoding peptidyl-prolyl cis-trans isomerase CYP26-2, chloroplastic-like: MSHRILNTSKPTLPPAPPPQLIHHPPQQPTAPKLGRRAAAVAVAIAASPALLGAVSPSARAQEAAAAAASAPCIDELPITAKAFLDVSIGGEPAGRITVGLFGDAAPAGAARFLSLATGVGYRRKEFVKVVPGYVQHAGVVPYPVIPAVTDRLAAEMEAARARCVGGGAMNAAGAVSIVVRDPSLPPPKPKLVARGGRLKIEEEQVGVVPNGTEFVIATRDSPELDASALVVGRVVAGMDVVGRIAAVATVKDNTGSAYFKVAKLIGDKRAVVAERGFNRPYTKILVTNCGVLEQ; encoded by the exons atgTCGCATCGGATCCTCAACACCTCCAAGCCCACgctgccgccggcgccgccgcctcagCTGATCCACCACCCGCCCCAGCAACCGACAGCACCGAAGCTCGGCCGCCGTGCCGCCGCGGTCGCGGTCGCCATCGCGGCCTCGCCGGCACTCCTCGGCGCCGTCTCCCCGTCCGCCCGGGCGCAggaagcggcagcagcagcagcgtcggcACCCTGCATCGACGAGCTGCCGATCACGGCCAAGGCGTTCCTGGACGTGTCCATCGGCGGCGAGCCGGCGGGCCGCATCACGGTGGGCCTGTTCGGCGACGCGGCGCCGGCCGGCGCGGCCCGGTTCCTGTCGCTCGCCACGGGCGTCGGGTACCGGCGCAAGGAGTTCGTGAAGGTGGTGCCGGGCTACGTGCAGCACGCCGGCGTGGTCCCCTACCCGGTCATCCCCGCGGTGACCGACCGGCTGGCCGCCGAGATGGAGGCCGCGCGCGCGCGGTGCGTTGGCGGCGGCGCGATGAACGCGGCGGGGGCGGTGTCGATCGTGGTGCGGGACCCGAGCCTGCCGCCGCCGAAGCCGAAGCTGGTGGCGCGGGGTGGGCGGCTGAAGATCGAGGAGGAGCAGGTGGGCGTGGTGCCCAACGGCACCGAGTTCGTGATCGCCACCAGGGACTCCCCCGAGCTGGACGCGTCGGCGCTGGTGGTGGGCCGCGTCGTTGCCGGCATGGACGTCGTCGGCAGgatcgccgccgtggccaccgtcaaGGACAACACCGGCTCGGCCTACTTCAA GGTGGCGAAGCTGATCGGGGACAAGAGAGCGGTGGTCGCAGAGCGAGGGTTCAACCGCCCCTACACCAAGATCCTAGTAACCAACTGTGGAGTCCTtgagcagtag